The proteins below come from a single Setaria italica strain Yugu1 unplaced genomic scaffold, Setaria_italica_v2.0 scaffold_319, whole genome shotgun sequence genomic window:
- the LOC101771241 gene encoding uncharacterized protein LOC101771241, protein MVGPIVLAASAGLGMLTGLATPDRCSSSSGGARGPSCVACGGTGKVACLCARWSDGDDVGCRPCAGTGRTPSRRCRGPGRTGRRHEPVRVVVRAQRPLEAVTKARK, encoded by the coding sequence ATGGTCGGACCGATCGTGCTCGCGGCGTCCGCCGGCCTCGGCATGCTCACCGGCCTCGCGACGCCGGAcaggtgctcctcctcctccggcggcgcgcgggggccgAGCTGCGTGGCGTgcggcggcacggggaaggTGGCCTGCCTCTGTGCCCGGTGGTCGGACGGCGACGACGTCGGGTGCCGGCCGTGCGCAGGGACCGGACGCACGCCGAGCCGGAGGTGCCGCGGCCCCGGCCGCACCGGGCGGCGGCACGAGCCCGTGCGGGTGGTCGTGCGCGCGCAGAGGCCCCTGGAGGCTGTTACAAAAGCCAGGAAATGA